A region of Vigna radiata var. radiata cultivar VC1973A unplaced genomic scaffold, Vradiata_ver6 scaffold_70, whole genome shotgun sequence DNA encodes the following proteins:
- the LOC106779956 gene encoding uncharacterized protein LOC106779956, translated as MDDEVGEHEINEEYISDELDSDLESDEDGSLKRGKFKKFRQDDMNKDFKFSLGMKFCLFKEFKNALMEHSVLNGKEIKFVKNDLTRVRAECKKKCGFVIMASKVGGKETFRVKTSIGRHRCGRVFGNKSASVNWIAQVLIDRFVNVASMTVNQIIDDIKKSFSVEITAWKAGKAKQIALDSLVGDGDRQYARLYDYVGEFLRVKCGTFKIKVNQPQPSLPPRFGSYYMCLEGCKHGFLGSCRPFIGVDGCHLKTTYGGQLLVAVGRDPNDQYFPLAFAVVENECKETWRWFLSQLLDDIGGTECQRWVFISDQQKGLMIVFDDMMDGVEHRLCLRHLYNNFKKRFGGGVLIRNLMMGAIKATYEKEWEKKMGELKAINIDAYNWLLGIPTKSLCKHAFSTYCRCDVLINKLSESFNSTILLARDKPIITMMEWIRTYIMKRFATLREKAMTYLGVVMPRPRKRLDKEIEKSGNWIPTWAWAEKFEVTHEFTMDKFVVDLSNNSCSCYSWDLIGIPCRHAIAAISYKVQNPEDYVTCYAPEIVPINGQQMWPTSENIPLLLPPIYKTPLGRPKKLRRREADEPVSHTKLSKKHAIMKCSSFKEFGHNVRSCRRKKSTRGTSSAGGSGSRPRSEVEAPPSTSQGAAAEATSITHSGASRGQAAGRTTSGLGAHHLGSQATSLSSSFDPGQLYHFPNTDQLLHVCLEFQKLPLHAIRIFAFKNNNVSPQQHILYGNYEDDPQL; from the exons ATGGATGATGAAGTTGGAGAGCATGAGATCAATGAGGAATACATAAGTGATGAATTGGATTCAGATTTAGAAAGTGATGAGGATGGTAGCTTGAAAAGGGGCAAGTTTAAAAAGTTTAGACAAGATGATATGAACAaggatttcaaattttcattggggatgaaattttgtttgtttaaggAGTTTAAAAATGCACTAATGGAGCATAGTGTATTAAATGGAAAAGAGATTAAGTTTGTGAAGAATGACCTCACAAGAGTAAGGGCAGAATGTAAGAAAAAATGTGGCTTTGTTATTATGGCCAGCAAAGTAGGAGGGAAGGAAACATTTAGGGTGAAAACCTCAATAGGACGACATAGGTGtggaagagtttttggaaaCAAAAGTGCAAGTGTGAATTGGATTGCCCAAGTTTTAATTGACAGGTTTGTAAATGTGGCTAGCATGACTGTCAACCAAATTATTGATGACATTAAAAAGTCATTCAGTGTGGAAATCACTGCTTGGAAAGCTGGGAAAGCCAAACAAATTGCCTTGGATTCTTTGGTTGGTGATGGGGATAGACAATATGCTCGTCTATATGATTATGTGGGGGAATTCCTAAGAGTCAAGTGtggaacttttaaaattaaagtgaatcAACCCCAACCAAGTTTGCCACCAAGATTTGGCTCTTATTATATGTGTTTAGAGGGGTGTAAGCATGGTTTTTTAGGAAGTTGCAGGCCCTTCATAGGGGTGGATGGTTGTCATCTTAAGACAACATATGGTGGCCAATTGTTGGTGGCAGTTGGCCGAGACCCCAATGATCAATACTTCCCACTGGCTTTTGCAGTGGTTGAGAATGAATGCAAGGAAACTTGGAGATGGTTTTTATCACAACTTTTGGATGATATAGGTGGCACTGAATGTCAACGTTGGGTGTTTATTTCTGATCAACAAAAG GGACTTATGATAGTTTTTGATGACATGATGGATGGAGTAGAACACAGATTGTGCTTAAGGCACTTATATAACAACTTCAAGAAGCGATTTGGTGGAGGAGTACTCATTAGAAATCTCATGATGGGAGCAATAAAGGCTACATATGAGAAGGAATGGGAAAAAAAGATGGGTGAGTTGAAAGCTATTAACATTGATGCATATAATTGGTTGCTAGGTATTCCTACCAAGAGTTTGTGTAAACATGCCTTTAGTACCTATTGTAGATGCGATGTGTTGATAAATAAATTGAGTGAGTCCTTTAATAGTACTATACTACTAGCTAGAGACAAACCAATAATAACTATGATGGAATGGATACGAACTTACATTATGAAACGGTTTGCAACACTTAGGGAGAAAGCCATGACATATCTAGGAGTGGTAATGCCTAGACCTAGAAAAAGGCTTGATAAGGAAATAGAAAAGAGTGGTAATTGGATTCCCACATGGGCCTGGGCTGAAAAATTTGAGGTGACACACGAATTTACAATGGATAAGTTTGTTGTTGACTTAAGTAACAATTCCTGTAGTTGTTACAGTTGGGATTTAATAGGAATACCCTGTAGGCATGCTATTGCTGCCATTAGTTACAAAGTTCAAAACCCTGAAGATTATGTCACTTGTTATGCCCCTGAAATAGTTCCAATAAATGGGCAACAAATGTGGCCAACTTCTGAAAACATCCCCTTACTCCTTCCTCCAATTTACAAAACACCTCTTGGGAGgccaaaaaaattaagaagaagagAGGCAGATGAACCTGTGAGCCATACAAAATTGTCCAAGAAGCATGCTATTATGAAGTGCAGCAGTTTCAAAGAGTTTGGCCACAATGTTAGATCATGTAGAAGAAAGAAG AGCACAAGGGGCACTTCAAGTGCTGGAGGATCTGGTAGCAGGCCCAGATCTGAAGTAGAAGCACCACCATCAACTTCACAAGGAGCTGCAGCTGAAGCAACATCAATAACACATAGTGGAGCATCAAGAGGCCAAGCTGCAGGAAGAACAACCTCAGGACTGGGTGCACACCATCTCGGTTCCCAAGCTA cttctttatcttcttcttttgatcCAGGTCAACtatatcattttccaaacacAGATCAACTCCTTCACGTTTGCCTTGAATTTCAGAAACTTCCTCTTCATGCCATTCGAA TATTTGCTTTCAAAAACAACAATGTCTCACCACAACAACACATTTTATATGGTAACTATGAAGATGATCCACAACTTTGA